In the genome of Staphylococcus durrellii, one region contains:
- the rimI gene encoding ribosomal protein S18-alanine N-acetyltransferase: MDKTDVPQVFDIERKSFNGSSWTIDTFYYEVEKNDFAFYFVMEYDERIVGYVGLWVVLDNAQITTIAIDEQYRGYGLGQLLLKYVIDYVEEKCEALSLEVRVDNYVAQHVYENLGFQYGGKRKNYYGEGEDALVMWVNLND, from the coding sequence ATGGATAAGACGGATGTACCACAAGTGTTTGATATAGAGCGTAAGAGTTTTAATGGTAGTTCATGGACAATAGACACTTTCTATTATGAAGTAGAAAAAAATGATTTCGCATTTTATTTTGTTATGGAATATGATGAACGTATAGTAGGATATGTAGGGTTGTGGGTTGTTTTAGATAATGCGCAAATCACCACAATTGCAATAGATGAACAGTATAGAGGATATGGTTTAGGACAATTGCTATTGAAATATGTCATAGATTATGTTGAAGAAAAATGTGAAGCTTTAAGTTTAGAAGTAAGAGTAGATAACTATGTAGCTCAACATGTATATGAAAACTTAGGCTTCCAATATGGTGGAAAGCGTAAAAATTATTATGGAGAAGGCGAGGATGCATTAGTGATGTGGGTGAATTTAAATGACTAA